In Pseudofrankia saprophytica, one genomic interval encodes:
- a CDS encoding helix-turn-helix domain-containing protein produces the protein MTPESPSRPADSLDDDDYPAYTMGRAAAMLGTTPAFLRTLGEARLITPLRSEGGHRRYSRYQLRIAARVRELVDQGMAIEAACRIVILEDQLAEAHKINQQLRDNQPTSQPSTAETP, from the coding sequence ATGACCCCTGAAAGCCCATCCAGGCCGGCCGACAGTCTCGACGACGACGACTACCCCGCCTACACCATGGGCCGCGCGGCCGCGATGCTCGGCACAACGCCGGCCTTCCTGCGGACCCTCGGCGAAGCCCGCCTGATCACTCCGCTGCGCTCCGAAGGCGGCCACCGCCGCTACTCCCGCTACCAGCTACGCATCGCCGCCCGCGTCCGCGAGCTCGTCGACCAGGGCATGGCGATCGAGGCCGCCTGCCGCATCGTCATCCTCGAAGACCAACTCGCCGAAGCCCACAAGATCAACCAGCAACTACGCGACAACCAGCCGACCAGCCAGCCGTCGACCGCCGAAACCCCCTGA